The Apodemus sylvaticus chromosome 5, mApoSyl1.1, whole genome shotgun sequence genome has a segment encoding these proteins:
- the Eid1 gene encoding EP300-interacting inhibitor of differentiation 1 yields the protein MAEMAELCELYEESNELQMDVLPGEGDMEVGRGARGLAPEEGPMEEEAGPAAARAQRGLFPEAGADLEGDEFDDWEDDYDFPEEERWSGAMHRVSAALEEANKVFLRTARAGDALDGGFQAQCEKSPFDQLAFIEELFSLMVVNRLTEELGCDEIIDRE from the coding sequence ATGGCGGAGATGGCAGAGCTTTGCGAGCTGTACGAAGAAAGCAACGAGCTGCAGATGGACGTGCTGCCCGGCGAGGGCGATATGGAGGTAGGCCGCGGGGCCCGCGGGCTGGCCCCGGAGGAGGGCCCCATGGAGGAGGAGGCCGGGCCGGCCGCCGCCCGCGCCCAGCGCGGCCTGTTCCCCGAGGCCGGCGCCGACCTGGAAGGCGACGAGTTTGATGATTGGGAAGACGACTACGACTTCCCTGAAGAGGAGCGCTGGAGCGGCGCGATGCACAGGGTGTCCGCCGCGCTGGAGGAAGCCAACAAGGTGTTCCTGAGAACGGCGCGAGCCGGCGATGCCCTGGATGGCGGCTTTCAGGCGCAGTGTGAGAAGAGCCCCTTCGACCAGCTAGCTTTTATCGAAGAGCTGTTTTCGCTGATGGTTGTCAATCGACTGACCGAAGAGCTCGGTTGTGATGAGATCATTGATCGAGAGTAA